In Miscanthus floridulus cultivar M001 chromosome 8, ASM1932011v1, whole genome shotgun sequence, the sequence ccaggcgttggtgaagacctcgccgttgatggttttcaaccggtaggcgcctgggcgaagtacttccgcgatgacgtagggcccttcccagggcgaggagagtttgtggcggtccttgttgctctgcacaagacggaggacgaggtctccgacgttgaaggctcgaccccgcactcgtcggctgtggtaccatcgcaacgcttgctggtacttagccgaacggaggagggcgatgtcgcgggcttcatctagctggtccatggcatcttggtgagatgcttcggccccctgttcgtcgtatgctctgattcttggtgctccgtagtcgaggtccgttgggagaacggcctcggaaccatagaccatgaaaaaaggcaggtagccggtggcccggctaggagttgtccttaggctccagagcacggccgggagctcagctagccagcgtgcgccgaatttgttcaatcggttgaaaattctgggtttgaggccctgaaggagcatgccgtttgtgcgctcgacctgcccgttcgtccgggggtgtgcgatggctgcccaatcgatccggatgtgttgttcatcacagaatcgaacgaatttcttaccggtgaactgcgtgccattgtctgtgatgatggagttcggtactccaaagcgatggacgatgtcgaggaagaacagcacggcttgctcagatttgatcgtggatattggtcgagcttcaatccattttgtaaacttgtgtatggtgacaagcaggtgggtaaagcccccgggcgcctttttgagcggcccaaccaggtcaagcccccagaccgcgaagggccacgtgatggggatcatctggagagcctgggccgggaggtgtgtttgccgagcgtagtaccggcacccttcgcaggtgcgtacaatttgctcggcattggctactgtggtgggccagtagaaaccttgtcagaatgcattcccaaccaatgttcttggtgcggcatgatgaccgcagactccaccgtggatgtcgctcagcaggagttttccctgttcgccagggatacagagttgcaaaaTCCCGCtgtgactctgtttgtagagttcgccttctacaagaacgaaggacttggcgcgtcgtgcgagccgtcgggcttccgtcttgtctgccggtagtgtgtcgtggaggaggtagtcgaggtaaagcattctccagtcatcgggagggtcggactccactgctgggtcctcttcaagctccatgacctcgaggtcgggcggagcagttggcggatcggcccctggggtcggactagaagggccatcgttggcttgttccgaccccgtgtAGCGtatcgagggtttgtgttggtcactggcaaagacgccagttgggactggctctcggccggatgctgcttttgcgagcgtgtcgcctgcttcgttgaggcgcctggggatgtgattgagttcgaggccgtcgaatttgtcctccagccgtcggacttcttgacagtatgcctccatcttggcgtcgtggcagcatgactctttcataacctgattgacgaccagctgagagtcgcccctgatgtcgaggcgtcggatgcccagctcgatggcgattcgtaggctgtttatgagcgcttcgtattctgcagtattgtttgatgaggggaaatggagccgaaccatgtacctcatgtggaccccgaggggagatacaaagactagtcctgcaccGGCGCCTTGTAATCATTCAAGAGTAACTGAATATTCAGCAAACTACATATGCTGCCCTACCAGCTCACAAAACTAATTTGACACGCAGCCTTTCTTTAATTGCTATAATGTTTATTCATTCATATTCACATCTTTTTTACTCACAATTAAAATTTAAATATTGTGTTATTTTTTACCTTATTAACAGGACAGGTACAGAGCAAAAGCTCACTGCAGTCCAGCTTGCTTCTTTTACGAATCATGTTCCCCTGTCTCACCAGTAAAGCTCGTGACTTGGAGTCCCGAGTTACAGCTATCACAGGCCGACCCAGCAAGGAGTAACATTCAGGAAGGTCATTAAGCGCCACCATGGGAAGATCAAACTGTATCTCAACAGTGACAACAGCAATATTATAGTGCAAATTGCACATTGAGATGCACCCATTGATAGTCCTTTTGTCGTGCAGAAGCACTTCAATCTGTGATCATTAAATGAAAGCCTAGTTATCCACGATTCCCCACATCAATGAAGGAAGTGAGTACATCAAATCTGCTGTTACGCTGACCTTAACTTCATCCGCTTTGTAAGCATCATGGTCTGTGTCAGGTTTCCTAACCAGCGTAGCTGAGGTGAGTATCCATGTCTCAGAACCCACATGATTGACCACCGTGCCTGTGCAAGCAAACAGAGGCTTCCCATCTGCACAATTGTGTAGCAGAACAGGATCAGAGTTTCACTCACAAGCTTAGCTTGATGACGAGAAACATGTGTAAAACTTGATGATGGAAAACACAGAGCCGTGCGGTACAGGTGGAGAGCAGTGAAAGTACCAACAGAAGAGACAAGTGAGACGATGGATTTGGACAGGCATAACACCACTTGTTTTGCATTCAGGGCTTCTTGGGTGAAACCCTCTGGATCGCTAGGATCATCCTCCTCAGCCTCCATATCCGAATCGCCTTCTGGATCCCCAAAAAGAGCATTCCTCCAGAATGCATCTAAGGAATTAAACAACCAAACAACTGTCGTTAAAAAAAAACGGTCGGGAGCCGAGGGGGAGGGGGAAGAGGACGGGAGGGGCATAAAAGTTTTGTATAATTTTGCCATCACCTCTTCGACTTGCATTGTCTTGGGCCATCTCCGAGatctgcaagaaaaacaaaaacggGATGAGCTTGGTAAGTTTTCCCTGTATAAACGAAGCTAGCGATTACTCCAGGTAATCTGCAGCAGGAAGGCGGACTTCTTACcctaattttatttatttatctgATTATTTGGACAATACGCAGCTGCCGCGCCTTAAAAAACTACGAGAAGTGTTGCTATGTAAATTACGTCAATCTTGTGCCCTAATTTTAATTATTTATCTGATTATTTGGACAATACGCAGCTGCCGCGCCTTAAAAAACTACGAGAAGTGTTGCTATGTAAATTTCGTCAATCTTGTGCCCTGAGGAAGAAATACTTTATCAACACGTAAATGAGCGGAATTGCATTAGCAGGGCACCACGGAACACACGAACACAAAACCACATGAGAAGATGGAGAAAACGGTCAGGCTAGCGCCGGACGCCGCTCCCCACGCCCCGGGTGTGCTCGTTCCTCACGCCCCACCCGCTCCTATTCTGCACTGCTCGAACGACTGGTCTCACTCAGGCCGCGTGTCTTCACGCGGGCTCAAGTCGTCCGAACATCACCAGCATCACTGAGGCGAGCCAGCGTAAGACGAGGAGAGGGATGTAACATccaatctatttttgaaacatctaAATGAAACATACGTTCAAAATAgttaaaatatttgcaacatatgttcAAAAATAGTTAAAACACTTATGACATACGTTCGAAACACTTATAAAAACACATGAAAGACGCTTGAAAAGCCATTGCAaaatatatacaacatccagataaaacatatgcaacacatgtgtgaaacatgtgcaacattcacataaacacacttgcaacatacgtctagaaaaacaactaaaacattGGGAACAAAAACTTACAAcacacgtgtacaaccattgcaacatatgtaacatcccgatctacttttgcaacatccacatgaaacacttacaacatccagataaaatatttgaaacacttaaaacatactcttgcaaaatGTGTTTCCAGcgcgcaatgtcaccttgctgcttggacgaatcaTGAAGCTCGATGTCGCCGCGGCGCATGGAGCTCGTCGGTGCGCCTCTGGGCAAGGACCCGCTAAGCGGTCTGGGTGAGCACCTGCGCCAAGCGCGCGAGCAACCTTGGGCGTGGCGGGGGATGGAGGAGCCGTGggggatggtggcggcggcgcgcccGAGTGGCCTGGCAGGGGCGGCGGCTGAGCACTGTGCCTCGGAGGCGGTGCAAACAGAATAACTTTACACTCCAAGTTTCGAAACTTTATACTGCAACATTTGAAACTATATACTCGTAGATGTTTAACTTTATCATCACGAAAATTGTTTCGAAACATATTCAACATGGATCTACTTTCATAGATGTTGTCATAATAAATGCAATGGTGCAAACCGAATTTAAAATATATGCTTGATAAGCAAGTTATCACATTTTAAAGTTTTGTatacaagagaagttgacattcagatgccagcagatcagccgtgattaGATATTATTGGACACTGTATTGACTAATTGTGAATGTTCcaatagaacacttgaatctctttaaaccaaatccaccgttggatttgaattcattgtcccttgttgcgaagggaacccttgttgtttgaattttcccttgcaatactccccttactctgtggtctatgaccccaccgccttcatgacgtgtaaattggtagtagttgcctggttaatagcttatggtgtcgcgatgaaaccgagggctccatgtggaatagctaccacatggtgacgctgctcggcacgcgctggtataaaggttgttaaccaagtacctttgccaagttacaccgccgtaccgcttttgctacaaataattccttgaaaatgttcaggtgttcaaatgagaaatccacaatgggttgatgacatagtgttctctcTAAGTAAAAAAAAGGAGTTGGTCTGGAGGGaggaagtatgacatggtcttggTTTACACggaagacggatgtggtcgagtaaagaaaagaaaaaagaagagtagtaaggaaggttagtcgtggatagtcgggagtaattgtaaaagcctgagtggatgccATGTctcaagccctgtgtttagttgaccgtgTTGGGTCATTTCGCTACGTGCCCTGTGAACGCCATCTATGTCGGGTCCCTTAGCTTTCCGTTCTCGCGTGGCCGCGGACTCGTGCCacactcgccgtccttgtgcatGGTGCGCTTTTCCTTTTTTCTGGCATCTGGTCGGCTCTCCCCTCTTATGCCTCGTCCCTCGTACCGAACCCCCCAtcctctcccttctttcttcttttggggacatgatCGTCCACAcgcctgcctcatcgagcggactccctcccctctcctctcctctcctctcctctcccttatcTTCTGCCCACTCGCGTAGGAAGTGCACCATGGACATGTTTATCCCCACGGCATGAcccgtctgtgtatcccatccccgccatctccacttctggtgtgttgcgccccacctccgttcgcctctataaaatactcttggtccttgctcttcttcttcatcatcccattccctcgcattcggagtggagctacgagatccagtcattATTGTGGAGCTAGGTTTGTCAGTTTGAAGTGATGGTGTGATcggaggagaagaaaggatctggttttgTCGAAGAAGTTTAAGTTCCCTTTGGTTAGTTGGTCctaggattcacgatgttttatttctcagtcgactgtttctggatctattggacctacgccatgttttagatactcattatcttgttgtttctccattgccctcgtctatcttgacttctagattaagtctcggttgtaccaggttgctcttaaccatgtatccctaaatccctgtgtggtttagtatttgagttcgtgtaatctttcgtgtaatccctggtCTACGGAATGCAATCATGTTTCCCCTCTTCtcgttcttgcttcgaatctcaggacgagattctttttaaggggggttggttgtaacacctctggtgttacgaccttgtttagcaccgcgatttaggcctaagtaaaattttcaaaacgagtttctcagaatttttgatttaaaatatacttgatgcgataagcgaatcccgtgtgacttagttttgtggactcaagtaaatgtccaagttaaattactcagtacgtaaagatatttaggaatgtcgaacgatgaTTCAAGCAAACGGTTTGTTCTGTTaaaattaagcatgaaaagcaacttttataaataaaataaaatccattaagaaatagaacgatatatataagCTCACGTATTTATTTGGATAAGCACACTCAGTTGAAAAGCTTTGGTCTACTGACATGTTTACGTACGTATAGACTCGTTTTAGTCCCTAGGATAAGTTGGTAGTGTACCCGCGATAGCTGCCTATCTGGCCGCTTCATAAATTTATGTGGTTGGTGTGAAACACGTTATAGACGTGAGGTAGCGCAGCAGCTTAGCAGCTTCATTTATTTTTCCTAGCGCGGCATGAAGCGTACTCGCGTGGCATTGCTATTGATCACTGTCTCATTCTCATCGTGGCTCTGTATTTCTCTGTATTGCAAAGTCACCTCGTCCATCTCCATCCATGCTCCTTGACCTTTGCTTTTACTTCTCTATTGATTGCTTTTGTCTGCCTCCGCTAGTCCTTGTTGCCTCTGTTGTCTCCGTGGCCGGCGAGCAAAGCTCCAATTCACGAGTTCCCATGTCCCTGCCTCAGCCTAC encodes:
- the LOC136470285 gene encoding uncharacterized protein encodes the protein MAQDNASRRDAFWRNALFGDPEGDSDMEAEEDDPSDPEGFTQEALNAKQVVLCLSKSIVSLVSSVDGKPLFACTGTVVNHVGSETWILTSATLVRKPDTDHDAYKADEVKIEVLLHDKRTINGCISMCNLHYNIAVVTVEIQFDLPMVALNDLPECYSLLGRPVIAVTRDSKSRALLVRQGNMIRKRSKLDCSELLLCTCPVNKRHPDIPPLRWILEGATICNASGGASGDYAIVVSRNPDSDASARASGDYAIVVSRNPDSDASAGASGDYAIVVSRNLDSNATARASRDYAIIPSHNPDNGVCAGNASCQRRSTADNGVVDDV